Part of the Geminocystis sp. M7585_C2015_104 genome, CCAGACATCCTTAGAATTATAGGCACTGGTGTAGGCCTTGGGGTAGACATCTTTAAAGAGGCCGAGAAGGAATTAAAACGAGTTTTAGAGGCTTTAACCCTTATACTCCAATCACAACCCTATCTTACCGGCGACCAACCCACCCTTGCCGACTTGACCGTTGCTGCCCTTTCCACTATCATTAAATTCCCCCCTGTCCGTTACTATGACGTTAACATCGAGATAGAAGGCAAGGGAATCCCTGGGATTGCCGATAATCCCGCCTATCAGCCTTTCTTTGAATGGCGCGATCGTCTCTATGCCACCTACCGTCAACCCGTAAGTAAATCCTCCAGCGATGGCTCCAGCTCCGGTAGCAACAATGGTGACAAGCCTACTACAATAGAGATCGAGTAGTCTTTAACACAACTAATCTTTTATACTATCCCCTTCCTCTTTGGGGGATAGGTTTTCTTTGTTTTTCTCCCCGTTTTTTCTTCCGCCCGCCTATGGATTTTCTCATCCCCGGTAGCGACTTTTTTTCCTGGATCTCTTACGCCCAAACTCTGGCTAAACAACATAATATTACTTCTCGTGAATTAGAGCTATTGGTCACACATTTTACCGACCTTTCTTCTCTGGATTTGAAGCTAAAAAAATATCGGCAAAAGCCCTACATAAATAGCAAAATATCTTGGGAAAAACTGAAAGAACTTTGGGAATTAAGAGTTACAAAGAGAACTCCAATCCAGTATATAATAGGGGAATGCTATTGGCGCAATTTCAGCTTGACAGTCACCCCCGATGTCCTTATACCTCGTCCAGAAACGGAATTAATCATAGATTTAGCACTGGAAAAAACTGAAGAATACCCTCATCTGCGCCAAGGAAAATGGCTGGATCTAGGCACCGGTAGTGGCGCTATTGCCGTCGCTCTGGCTCAGGTGTTCCCTAATGCAGAAATCGTAGCCGTTGACAGAAGCGAAAAAGCACTAAATATAGCTAAACAAAATGCCCAAAGGCTGGGGCTTTCTGAAAGAATTAAATTCTACAAAGGCTCTTGGTTTGAGCCTATCAAAGAACAGAAAAATAGCTTCAGTGGTATCCTCTCTAACCCACCCTATATCCCCACCAGCGAAATAGCCTCATTGCAACCAGAAATAGCCAATCACGAGCCAATAATAGCATTAGATGGCGGGGAAGACGGGCTGCAAGCCATAAGAGAAATAGTAGAACAATCCCCACAATTTTTGCAGGATAACGGCATTCTAATTCTGGAAATAATGACAGGACAGGGAAAGATGGTAGAAGAAATTATTAAACAAAAAGGCCAATATACAGACATGGAAATTCGTAAAGATTTAGCAGGTTTGGAAAGATTTGCCATCGCCCGAAAAACCCCACATCAAGGAGAATAATCTCAATCCCTCACCAGCTGTAATTAGCCGTTTAAGAAAAGGTTAAAAAAAAATACAAATAGGGGGAAAATTCTGTTAACATATACCGTGTATAGCAAATCGAGCACTCTTGTCGAGGGCATGCAGCTGTAAAAGGGCATAAATAAAAAGGCATAAATAAAAAGGTTAGAAGGAAGTAAATATGAGGGAAAATCAAAACCGGGCACCACAAACCCATTCCCCCCAGGCAGATAAACCAAGGGAAGCATGCGGCATTTTTGGCATCTACGCCCCAGGGGAGGCAGTGGCTAAACTCACCTACTTCGGCCTATACGCCCTACAACATAGAGGTCAAGAATCCGCCGGAATCGCCACCTTTGACCAAGAGGGCAACTGCTATTGCCACAAAGATATGGGTCTAGTGCCCCAAGTCTTCACCGAGTCCATTATAACTAGTCTGCAGGGTCACATAGCAGTAGGCCATACTCGTTATTCTACCACCGGCTCCAGTGTAAAAGTCAATGCCCAACCCGCAGTAGTACAAACTCGTCTCGGCCAATTAGCTCTGGCACATAATGGCAATCTTGTCAATACCATGGAACTAAGGGCGGAACTGGATAGGCGCAATTGTAAGTTCCAAACCACCACCGACTCGGAAATGATTGCTATAATGATGGGACAAGAGGTGGACAGTGGGAAGGATTGGGTGAGTGCCGCCATCGCCGCCTTCCAGTGGTGTCAGGGGGCATATAGTCTGGTTATTGGCACCCCCGACGGCCTGATTGGGGCAAGAGATCCCTATGGAGTTCGTCCTCTAGTAATAGGTCTTCTGAAAACGGGAAATGGCACCCCCCGCTACGTATTGGCCTCAGAAACCTGTGCCCTCGACATCATTGGCGCTGAATACCTTAGAGAGGTGAGGCCAGGAGAGTTGGTGTGGATTACCGAACAGGGTTTGACCTCTCAACAA contains:
- the prmC gene encoding peptide chain release factor N(5)-glutamine methyltransferase, whose amino-acid sequence is MDFLIPGSDFFSWISYAQTLAKQHNITSRELELLVTHFTDLSSLDLKLKKYRQKPYINSKISWEKLKELWELRVTKRTPIQYIIGECYWRNFSLTVTPDVLIPRPETELIIDLALEKTEEYPHLRQGKWLDLGTGSGAIAVALAQVFPNAEIVAVDRSEKALNIAKQNAQRLGLSERIKFYKGSWFEPIKEQKNSFSGILSNPPYIPTSEIASLQPEIANHEPIIALDGGEDGLQAIREIVEQSPQFLQDNGILILEIMTGQGKMVEEIIKQKGQYTDMEIRKDLAGLERFAIARKTPHQGE
- a CDS encoding amidophosphoribosyltransferase; amino-acid sequence: MRENQNRAPQTHSPQADKPREACGIFGIYAPGEAVAKLTYFGLYALQHRGQESAGIATFDQEGNCYCHKDMGLVPQVFTESIITSLQGHIAVGHTRYSTTGSSVKVNAQPAVVQTRLGQLALAHNGNLVNTMELRAELDRRNCKFQTTTDSEMIAIMMGQEVDSGKDWVSAAIAAFQWCQGAYSLVIGTPDGLIGARDPYGVRPLVIGLLKTGNGTPRYVLASETCALDIIGAEYLREVRPGELVWITEQGLTSQQWSPSRPKLCIFEMIYFARPDSIVGKDSLYAYRLRLGEQLARESYSPADIVIGVPDSGIPAAIGYSRQSGIPYQEGLIKNRYVGRTFIQPTQSMREHGIRMKLNPLRDVLEGKRVIIIDDSIVRGTTSKKIVRALREAGAREVHMKISSPPVTHPCFYGIDTDSQEHLIAATKSVEEIARQIEVDSLAYLSEEGMLKATGIEPENFCTACFNGRYPIEVPDNVKRSKLMLETVNF